From Podospora bellae-mahoneyi strain CBS 112042 chromosome 3, whole genome shotgun sequence, the proteins below share one genomic window:
- the ELP1 gene encoding putative elongator complex protein 1 (BUSCO:EOG09260JO5; COG:K; EggNog:ENOG503NVRK) — MRNLRNIGHSVFRNPVPDSPFPTAASASAPFSASCWDVSRDEVIVARGPTTHDARIELSRVVKHTHERPPCHLKSKNIATWDALCPNEDGSPDVIRSIHYFSDTLTTCVIMAGGDIVTVTEDEETAAGEAHIEIVGTLSPSISAARWSPDEELLAIATGDAKVFFMSRSFDVISEVVLSEEDLRLSKHVSVGWGKKETQFIGKGAKAKGLRDPTIPEKVDEGTLSSNDDGRCTISWRGDGAYVAVNFLQQGQRRVIRVYNRDGELDSVSEPVDGLEGALSWRPEGNLMAGIQRLSDRIDVVFFERNGLRHGQFTFRAPQDAPDVAAELALEWNSDSTVLAVIMKDRVQLWTTGNYHWYLKQEFLCGDGGSKYHQSPKFAWHAEKPLLCVAATAGKVLVNEYIFTIARGPGVSPHDFGAVAVIDGQTLKFTPFRTANVPPPMAFDELEVESPIIDVTIGRDCNSMAVLHRAGVSFFELIIQGPRMLAPKLASTASFRKTHAQLYEEHVLQVGLSGSNEVHVLQMSEDMEIVRHTFEGTQTNEHGWQKTDATSITTITTPIVPPVVEEDGVIAQDWRGRLSRIIEGEHLPLPAEFANFLPWTSYITHSGEFLAFGQARNGYLYCNSTLLARNCTSFVVTKHHLIFTTTNHFVKFVHLATEEELEVPQDDPENDERCRSIERGGRLVVAMPSRMSIVLQMPRGNLETIYPRAMVLSGIRDLIEAKNYGAAFATCRTQRVDMNLLYDHRPEQFLEHVGLFLEQVKDTANIDLFLSTLKEEDVTRTMYKDTKAGSAPQSQEAQTAAKESKINKICDAVLAKLKTQKNANLQNIITAHVCKNPPALDDGLRVVADLMQEHEALAERAVEHICFLVDVNRLYDHALGLYNLELTLLVAQQSQRDPREYLPFIQELHKMPELQRKYTIDDKLGNHEKALDHLKALGDFEEVKTYTVKHKLYQHALSIYRHDEQHHRVITDLFAAHLKSISQFKEAGLAYESLNSYHEATDCYLKAGAACWRECLYVAQQQDPPITAQRLEEVASDLADALREAKDYAAAATIHMEYLSSIESAIQSLCKGYLFADALRLVARHKRRDLLESHIDSGLADAFSSSIEFLADCKAQLKAQVPRILELRKKAKEDPLAFYEGENPFGSKNADGYDIPDDISIAASSRATTSASMFTRYTGKAGSVGTVGSNVSRATSKNRRREEKKRARGRKGTVYEEEYLVNSVRRLVERVEGTKGEVERLVFGLVRRDMQERARVIEEAMGVVLEGCRQAVGEVWPQEEKQQVEGEGEDGEGWRPVGGDGVLFESLEAMRAKQTAPVVTGFEKLALLGGKK, encoded by the exons ATGCGGAACTTGCGCAACATCGGCCACAGCGTCTTCAGGAATCCCGTCCCGGATTCTCCCTTTCCTACCGCCGCCTCGGCTTCGGCCCCCTTCTCGGCATCGTGTTGGGATGTCTCCAGGGATGAGGTGATTGTTGCCCGTGGCCCAACCACCCATGATGCCCGGATCGAACtctcgagggtggtgaagcaCACTCATGAGCGTCCCCCTTGTCACTT AAAATCAAAAAACATCGCAACATGGGATGCACTTTGCCCAAACGAAGATGGCAGTCCAGATGTTATCCGGAGTATACACTACTTCAGCGACACATTGACAACATGTGTCATCATGGCCGGCGGTGACATTGTCACTGTTACTGAAGACGAAGAAACTGCCGCTGGTGAAGCGCACATTGAGATCGTAGGCACATTGTCGCCCTCTATCTCGGCTGCTCGCTGGTCACCAGATGAAGAGCTACTTGCCATCGCAACAGGGGATGCCAAGGTGTTCTTCATGAGCCGGAGCTTCGATGTTATTTCAGAGGTTGTCCTCAGCGAAGAGGACTTGAGACTGTCAAAGCATGTCTCTGTCGGATGGGGCAAGAAGGAGACTCAGTTTATCGGCAAGggcgccaaggccaagggaCTTCGAGACCCTACTATTCCGGAGAAGGTAGACGAGGGCACCTTGAGCTCAAACGATGATGGGCGGTGCACGATCAGTTGGAGAGGTGATGGTGCGTATGTTGCTGTCAACTTCCTTCAGCAAGGACAACGACGTGTGATCCGGGTGTACAACCGTGATGGTGAGTTGGACAGTGTCAGTGAACCCGTGGATGGGCTTGAGGGCGCTCTGAGTTGGCGGCCCGAGGGAAATCTCATGGCCGGGATTCAGCGTCTCTCTGACCGTATTGACGTTGTGTTCTTTGAAAGAAATGGCCTGCGCCATGGGCAGTTCACATTTCGAGCGCCCCAGGACGCCCCTGATGTGGCTGCAGAGCTGGCGCTTGAGTGGAACTCGGACTCAACCGTTCTAGCTGTTATCATGAAGGATAGAGTACAGCTATGGACTACAGGCAACTACCACTGGTATCTGAAACAAGAGTTCCTCTGTGGTGACGGTGGTAGCAAGTACCACCAGAGTCCAAAGTTTGCCTGGCATGCAGAGAAACCACTGTTGTGTGTTGCGGCGACAGCAG GCAAAGTACTTGTCAACGAGTACATTTTCACCATCGCCCGTGGGCCGGGAGTTTCTCCTCACGACTTCGGAGCTGTTGCCGTAATTGACGGTCAGACGCTCAAATTCACTCCTTTCCGGACGGCTAATGTGCCTCCTCCGATGGCCTTTGACGAACTCGAAGTCGAGTCTCCTATTATTGACGTTACAATCGGACGGGATTGCAACTCGATGGCCGTGCTGCACCGAGCTGGTGTTAGCTTCTTCGAGCTTATCATCCAGGGACCACGGATGCTAGCCCCGAAGCTTGCCTCTACGGCTTCCTTTAGGAAGACACATGCCCAGTTATACGAGGAACATGTACTTCAGGTTGGCCTGTCTGGCTCAAATGAGGTTCACGTTCTTCAAATGTCGGAAGACATGGAGATTGTCAGGCACACATTTGAAGGCACACAAACAAACGAACACGGGTGGCAAAAGACGGATGCAACTTCCATCACAACCATTACAACACCTATAGTGCCACCAGTTgtcgaggaagatggagtcATTGCTCAGGATTGGCGTGGCAGACTGAGCAGAATCATTGAAGGAGAACACCTCCCGCTTCCTGCCGAGTTTGCCAACTTCTTGCCCTGGACAAGTTACATTACACATTCAGGCGAGTTCCTGGCTTTTGGACAGGCTCGGAATGGCTACCTCTACTGCAACTCGACGCTACTGGCCAGGAACTGTACTTCTTTTGTTGTTACCAAgcatcatctcatcttcaCGACTACCAACCACTTCGTCAAGTTTGTTCACTTGGCTACGGAAGAAGAGCTTGAAGTTCCCCAGGACGACCCCGAGAATGACGAACGATGCCGGAGTATCGAGCGGGGAGGCAGGCTGGTCGTTGCCATGCCCAGTAGGATGAGCATTGTGCTTCAGATGCCTCGTGGCAATCTTGAGACAATTTATCCCCGGGCTATGGTTTTGTCCGGCATCCGCGACCTTATCGAGGCCAAGAACTATGGCGCTGCTTTTGCGACATGCCGCACTCAGCGTGTGGATATGAACCTGCTCTATGATCACCGACCGGAGCAGTTCCTGGAGCATGTCGGCTTGTTCTTGGAGCAGGTGAAGGATACGGCCAACATTGACTTGTTCTTGTCCACTCTCAA ggaggaggatgtcacCCGGACTATGTACAAGGACACCAAGGCTGGCTCAGCTCCGCAGTCGCAAGAAGCTCAAACGGCTGCTAAAGAAAGcaagatcaacaagatcTGTGATGCTGTTTTGGCAAAGCTCAAGACCCAGAAGAACGCCAAcctccaaaacatcatcacagcGCATGTGTGCAAGAACCCACCAGCCCTCGATGATGGCTTGCGCGTGGTTGCCGATCTTATGCAAGAACATGAGGCACTAGCCGAACGTGCTGTTGAGCACATTTGCTTCCTGGTAGATGTCAACAGACTCTACGACCACGCGCTCGGTTTGTACAATCTCGAACTTACTTTGCTGGTTGCCCAGCAGTCTCAACGTGATCCCAGAGAGTATCTCCCATTTATTCAAGAACTTCACAAAATGCCAGAGCTCCAGCGAAAGTACACAATCGACGACAAGCTCGGGAACCACGAGAAAGCCCTGGACCATCTTAAGGCTCTTGGCGATTTCGAGGAGGTGAAGACGTACACCGTCAAGCACAAGCTCTACCAGCACGCCTTGAGCATCTACCGTCACGAcgagcagcaccaccgcgTGATTACCGACCTCTTCGCCGCCCACCTCAAGTCTATCTCCCAGTTTAAGGAAGCCGGCCTAGCCTACGAGTCACTCAACAGCTACCACGAAGCCACAGACTGTTACCTCAAAGCGGGCGCCGCCTGCTGGCGCGAATGCCTCTACGttgcccagcagcaagacccGCCCATCACCGCGCAGCGACTAGAAGAAGTAGCAAGCGACCTTGCCGACGCCCTCCGCGAAGCAAAGGACTATGCCGCCGCGGCAACAATTCACATGGAGTACCTCTCTTCTATCGAATCCGCCATCCAATCCCTTTGCAAGGGCTACCTCTTTGCCGATGCGCTCCGACTTGTCGCCCGGCACAAGCGACGTGACCTTCTTGAGAGCCATATTGACAGCGGCCTCGCGGatgccttctcctccagcatTGAGTTCTTGGCTGATTGCAAAGCCCAACTCAAGGCGCAAGTTCCGCGCATCCTTGAGCTCCGCaagaaggcaaaggaggaCCCGCTGGCGTTTTACGAGGGGGAGAACCCCTTTGGGAGCAAGAACGCGGATGGTTATGACATCCCGGATGATATCTCTATTGCTGCTAGCTCGAGGGCGACGACGAGTGCGTCGATGTTTACGAGGTATACCGGCAAGGCTGGGAGCGTGGGGACTGTTGGCTCCAATGTCTCGAGAGCAACAAGCAAaaacaggaggagggaggagaagaagagggcgagggggaggaaggggacggTTTATGAGGAGGAGTATTTGGTTAATAGTGtcaggaggttggtggagagggtggaggggacgaagggggaggtggagaggttggtctttgggttggtgaggagggataTGCAGGAGCGGGCAAGGGTTATTGAGGAGGCGATGGGGGTTGTGCTGGAGGGGTGTAGGCAGgctgttggggaggtttggCCGCAGGAGGAGAAACAGCaagttgagggtgaaggggaggatggagaggggtggaggccggtgggcggtgatggggtgCTGTTTGAGAGTTTGGAGGCTATGAGGGCTAAGCAAacggcgccggtggtgacggggTTCGAGAAGTTGGCACTTTTGGGGGGAAAGAAGTGA
- a CDS encoding hypothetical protein (EggNog:ENOG50; COG:S), with protein MKFLATLLTLAASASAIDLYLHTDNNCGGSNALCCNGINPNTCCGTTANGSPYQSVAVRGIQQGWNIQCRGYDNGQCNRLQTISGNNGGNFICNRSNGFRYSGVGYNFIGRKRAIDSTLKPECSKKRLDNFCLPE; from the coding sequence ATGAAGTtcctcgccaccctccttaccctcgccgcctcggcctcggccatcGACCTCTACCTCCACACCGACAACAACTGCGGCGGCTCCAACGCCCTCTGCTGCAACggcatcaaccccaacacctgctgcggcaccaccgccaacggAAGCCCCTACCAGTCCGTCGCCGTCCGCGGCATCCAGCAGGGCTGGAACATCCAGTGCCGCGGCTACGACAACGGCCAGTGCAACCGCCTCCAGACTATCTCGGGCAACAACGGGGGCAACTTCATCTGCAACCGGTCCAACGGCTTCCGGTACTCCGGCGTCGGGTATAACTTCATCGGCCGGAAGCGGGCGATTGATTCTACCCTCAAGCCTGAGTGTTCGAAGAAACGCTTAGATAACTTCTGTCTGCCCGAATAA
- a CDS encoding hypothetical protein (EggNog:ENOG503P370; COG:S), giving the protein MDVAYNQHSSFRRKSRSSGNLTHLSLAPLTSKLPIHDAHDILNDNDLTTPTSAPPTVTSYSYLQGKSAPTTPRLLSRSPGPNNRSASVSGARKSRSSVSLAKSKSSSHLPHNQSRASHRQSSTSLHTSPTTPRHRSSHHPNQLRQTDRSDSDWLLRCGSIISLETRESKGQAWLSTRASSTSLAGHSPQDAEDEAFERELAREREELVYGSRHTPRHLSRHASRRSSVHLDGNDDNISSPAYSRFRSRSHSRVGSMTPGGSSHRMTTFVEDYFNSNGPGSTPVAENPDDEIAGPDFVNFDEELENYTVDDAEFVTGDGAEDEAYVRKLVKGTGNGGVGSWFGHVLGVKLFAVEEDDEEESEDDYDGETTDGEGSRHEMERRVSCLRRLEGQNMKTMVDESIPPPRENEGGWHDAAWLLTVASKVLL; this is encoded by the coding sequence ATGGACGTCGCCTACAATCAACACTCTTCCTTCAGGCGCAAGTCCCGATCCTCGGGTaacctcacccacctctccctcgcgCCTCTAACCTCCAAACTCCCTATTCACGATGCCCACGATATCCTCAACGACAACGatctcaccaccccaacctccgCTCCCCCAACAGTAACCTCCTACTCCTACCTCCAAGGCAAATCCGCCCCTACCACCCCCCGtctcctctcccgctccccgGGTCCCAACAACCGCTCCGCCTCCGTCTCCGGCGCCCGCAAGTCCCGATCCTCAGTCTCCCTCGCAAAATcgaaatcctcctcccacctcccccacaaccaGTCCCGTGCCTCCCATCGCCAAagctcaacctccctccacacttcccccaccaccccacgCCAccgctcctcccaccacccaaaccagCTGAGACAAACCGACCGCTCCGACTCGGACTGGCTCCTCCGCTGCggctccatcatctccctcgaAACCCGGGAATCCAAAGGCCAAGCCTGGCTCTCCACCCGCGCCTCGTCCACATCCTTGGCTGGTCACTCTCCTCAAGACGCCGAAGACGAAGCCTTTGAGCGGGAACTCGCAAGGGAAAGAGAAGAGCTGGTTTATGGCTCTCGGCACACCCCCCGTCACCTATCCCGTCACGCCTCTAGGAGAAGCAGTGTCCATCTTGACGGCAACGATGATAACATCTCCTCCCCGGCCTACAGCCGCTTTAGGAGCAGATCTCACTCCCGGGTTGGGTCTATGACGCCAGGCGGGAGCAGCCATAGGATGACAACCTTTGTGGAGGATTACTTCAACTCTAATGGGCCGGGGTCAACTCCTGTGGCGGAGAACCCTGACGACGAGATTGCCGGTCCGGATTTTGTCAATTTTGACGAGGAGCTAGAAAATTACACTGTGGATGACGCTGAGTTTGTCACGGGTGATGGGGCAGAAGATGAGGCGTACGTGAGGAAGCTGGTGAAGGGGACTGGGAACGGGGGTGTAGGGTCTTGGTTTGGCCATGTGCTCGGTGTGAAGctttttgctgttgaggaggacgatgaggaggagtcgGAGGATGATTATGATGGGGAGACgacggatggggagggatCAAGGCatgagatggagaggagggtgtcatGCTTGAGGAGGCTGGAGGGGCAGAATATGAAGACGATGGTGGATGAGAGTATcccgccgccgagggagaATGAGGGTGGCTGGCATGATGCTGCTTGGTTGTTGACCGTTGCTTCGAAGGTATTACTTTGA